One genomic window of Acidobacteriota bacterium includes the following:
- a CDS encoding toll/interleukin-1 receptor domain-containing protein gives MFSQDATFIARLSEALSARGYLADFDNSTHDPGNVEAGISAEDEWWTRLQQMITLADVFVFVVSPDSAGSRVCDEEIAHARNMGKRIVPVLCRPIDFAKAPPRLAALNVKISFADEARFDASVSELVDAIERDVLWLREATRLAVSAADWRQSARPELPLLHGGEISAAEAWSARRPASAPEVSELVLAYIEASRAGETRRLEKERRSLARQRSLQRWIGGLVLTALVITLAGAGLVVLGQRNLGLSRSQMFALAAQKFYTEEDYVRGLKMSVLAARDNWLSPAVPEAENLLASGALSSSMLADIRTGEDKFLGAWLSSDGRRVLTWGESGAAQLWDAETGAAIGKPMRHPRVQGADGPADAAIFAARVTQASGA, from the coding sequence ATATTCTCGCAGGATGCGACTTTTATTGCCCGTCTGTCCGAGGCCCTGAGCGCGCGCGGGTATCTCGCGGATTTCGATAACTCCACCCATGACCCGGGCAATGTCGAGGCCGGCATCTCGGCCGAAGATGAATGGTGGACGCGCCTGCAGCAGATGATCACGCTGGCCGATGTCTTTGTGTTCGTCGTCTCGCCGGACAGCGCCGGCTCCCGCGTTTGCGATGAGGAAATCGCGCATGCCCGGAACATGGGCAAGCGGATCGTGCCGGTGCTTTGCCGGCCCATCGATTTTGCGAAGGCGCCGCCGCGGCTGGCGGCGCTGAACGTCAAGATTTCCTTCGCCGACGAGGCACGCTTCGACGCGTCGGTGAGCGAACTCGTCGACGCCATCGAACGGGATGTGCTGTGGCTTCGGGAGGCAACGCGGCTAGCCGTGAGCGCGGCTGACTGGCGCCAGTCAGCGCGGCCTGAACTACCGCTGCTGCACGGCGGCGAAATCAGCGCGGCAGAGGCCTGGTCCGCACGGCGGCCAGCGAGCGCGCCGGAAGTGTCGGAACTCGTGCTGGCCTATATCGAGGCGAGCCGGGCCGGAGAAACGCGCCGGCTCGAAAAGGAGCGCCGCTCGCTGGCCCGTCAACGCAGCCTCCAGAGATGGATCGGAGGGCTTGTGCTTACGGCTCTCGTGATCACGCTGGCCGGCGCGGGACTTGTCGTTCTCGGGCAACGCAATCTCGGACTGTCACGTTCGCAGATGTTCGCGCTGGCTGCACAGAAATTCTATACCGAAGAGGACTATGTACGCGGCCTGAAAATGTCTGTTCTGGCCGCGCGGGACAACTGGCTGTCACCCGCTGTGCCCGAGGCGGAGAACCTCCTGGCGTCAGGGGCGTTGAGCAGTTCCATGCTGGCGGATATACGGACCGGGGAAGACAAGTTCCTGGGCGCCTGGCTGTCTTCTGATGGCCGCCGCGTGCTGACCTGGGGCGAAAGCGGGGCCGCACAATTGTGGGACGCGGAGACCGGCGCTGCCATCGGCAAGCCCATGCGGCATCCTCGGGTTCAAGGCGCCGATGGGCCGGCCGACGCAGCGATATTCGCGGCCCGGGTCACACAGGCGAGCGGCGCCTGA
- a CDS encoding TetR/AcrR family transcriptional regulator: MTDLSPRIARTRASLLAAGFDLLVERPIDAIPIDDLVARAGVAKGSFFNHFKDKSDFAAAIAREVRLELEALVSKANETVSDPVERIAGGMRVGLEFAIRQPKRSTALLRSMGTPTMREHPLNDGLRADIEAAASRKLIRPQAERLGVLYWLGLCRVLMQDALMGRIPASEADRRLSDMLVLGLTGLGVPARRAAAIAKKQRIGSKAAI; the protein is encoded by the coding sequence ATGACCGACCTGTCTCCTCGCATTGCCCGCACGCGCGCTTCGCTTCTGGCGGCAGGGTTCGACCTGCTTGTCGAACGACCCATCGACGCCATTCCGATTGACGACCTGGTCGCCAGGGCAGGGGTGGCGAAGGGCAGCTTCTTCAATCACTTCAAGGACAAAAGTGACTTCGCCGCGGCGATCGCCAGGGAGGTCAGGCTTGAGCTCGAGGCGCTGGTCTCCAAAGCGAACGAAACAGTCAGCGATCCGGTTGAACGCATCGCAGGCGGGATGCGTGTCGGCCTCGAGTTTGCGATCCGGCAACCGAAACGGAGCACGGCGCTCTTGCGCAGCATGGGCACGCCGACGATGCGAGAGCATCCTTTGAACGATGGCCTGCGCGCAGACATTGAGGCGGCCGCCTCGCGCAAGCTCATCCGGCCGCAGGCTGAACGCCTCGGGGTTCTATACTGGCTGGGGCTCTGTCGGGTTCTGATGCAGGACGCCTTGATGGGCCGCATCCCTGCCAGTGAAGCTGACAGGCGTCTGTCGGATATGCTGGTGCTCGGCCTCACGGGGCTGGGCGTGCCTGCAAGGCGCGCTGCCGCAATCGCGAAGAAGCAGAGGATCGGAAGCAAAGCGGCAATCTGA
- a CDS encoding fumarylacetoacetate hydrolase family protein, with product MGRAEACSEARAAAGGGLPLSSVRLEAPVQRPGKIFAIGLNYADHIEESKMETPQRQVWFTKAQTSVNAPYADIEIARGTMTNDYEVELVAIIGKGGKHIGAADAPAAVFGYCVGNDVTERMWQHATPQWSLGKSFDTHAPFGPWIVTADEVGDPHTLGLRCFVNGEKRQDSNTRHLVFNIWQQIEHLSLGMTLEPGDVLFTGTPGGVGAAMDPRQFLQAGDVVRCEVDGLGHIEATMVAES from the coding sequence ATGGGACGCGCTGAAGCCTGCTCTGAGGCCAGGGCCGCGGCGGGCGGCGGCCTGCCTCTGTCGTCCGTCAGGCTCGAGGCGCCCGTGCAGCGTCCGGGAAAGATCTTTGCGATCGGCCTAAACTATGCCGATCATATCGAAGAGTCGAAGATGGAAACCCCGCAGCGCCAGGTCTGGTTCACCAAGGCGCAGACCAGCGTCAATGCGCCGTATGCTGATATCGAGATCGCCAGGGGCACGATGACGAACGACTATGAGGTCGAGCTCGTTGCGATCATCGGGAAAGGCGGCAAGCATATCGGCGCTGCGGACGCGCCGGCTGCGGTGTTCGGCTACTGTGTCGGCAATGATGTGACCGAGCGGATGTGGCAGCACGCGACGCCGCAATGGTCGCTTGGCAAGAGTTTCGACACCCATGCGCCGTTCGGGCCATGGATTGTCACGGCCGACGAAGTGGGCGACCCGCATACGCTTGGCCTGCGCTGCTTCGTCAACGGCGAGAAGCGCCAGGATTCCAACACCCGCCACCTCGTGTTCAATATCTGGCAGCAAATCGAACATCTTTCGCTTGGCATGACACTTGAGCCCGGGGATGTCCTGTTCACCGGCACCCCTGGCGGCGTTGGTGCCGCGATGGACCCGCGCCAGTTCCTGCAAGCCGGCGATGTTGTGCGCTGCGAAGTCGACGGGCTCGGGCATATTGAGGCGACCATGGTTGCGGAAAGCTGA
- a CDS encoding FAD-dependent monooxygenase gives MAFDCDVLVAGGGPTGVTLAILLAQRGVKVIVAEKEAGIYPLPRAAHIDHECMRILQEAGVADEVMKTSRAAPRAMIS, from the coding sequence ATGGCATTTGATTGCGATGTCCTTGTTGCCGGCGGCGGACCGACGGGTGTGACCCTGGCAATATTGCTTGCGCAGCGCGGGGTTAAGGTCATCGTTGCCGAGAAAGAGGCCGGCATCTATCCGCTTCCGCGCGCCGCCCATATCGACCACGAATGCATGCGCATCCTGCAGGAAGCCGGCGTTGCAGACGAAGTCATGAAGACCAGCCGCGCCGCGCCGCGCGCTATGATTTCCTGA
- a CDS encoding FAD-dependent monooxygenase, translating to MIHQPSVEAALRRSLAMQANASLCSEWELTSFNEDGDGVSARLSAPGGERVVRARYLVGADGARSPVRKLSSVTFEDLNFEEPWLVVDAFRR from the coding sequence ATGATCCACCAGCCTTCGGTCGAGGCCGCGCTTCGGCGGTCACTGGCGATGCAGGCCAATGCCTCCCTATGTAGCGAATGGGAATTGACGTCTTTCAATGAAGATGGCGACGGCGTATCGGCGCGCCTTTCCGCGCCCGGCGGCGAACGTGTCGTGCGGGCGCGCTATCTGGTGGGCGCGGACGGCGCGCGCTCACCCGTTCGCAAACTCTCGTCGGTCACCTTTGAAGATCTGAACTTCGAAGAGCCCTGGCTGGTGGTCGATGCTTTTCGTCGATGA
- a CDS encoding FAD-dependent monooxygenase: MLFVDDYARLPTANLQICNPGRPTTCVLMGEGRHRWEFMILPGETADEVSDDAFIDRLLEPWKVKGAVRIERKAVYTFRARIARQWRKGRVLLAGDAAHQTPPFAGQGMCSGLRDAANLAWKLAAVTSGSADDRLLDTYQPEREPNVRATIAMAIMMGRMVCTTSRWSALLRDMKFKLGRMLGKLPAGPPAYPPISEGLIAAGSAAAGSYFPQAVAANGARLDDCLSRDHWLLSRADLAQGKHRALRRPACRVV; encoded by the coding sequence ATGCTTTTCGTCGATGACTATGCAAGATTGCCAACTGCGAACCTTCAGATCTGCAATCCCGGGCGTCCGACGACCTGCGTGCTCATGGGCGAAGGGCGCCATCGATGGGAATTCATGATCCTGCCGGGCGAAACAGCAGACGAGGTCAGCGACGATGCCTTCATCGACAGGCTGCTCGAACCCTGGAAAGTCAAGGGCGCCGTCCGGATCGAAAGGAAGGCGGTCTATACATTCCGGGCACGGATCGCCCGGCAATGGCGAAAGGGCCGTGTTCTGCTTGCGGGCGACGCCGCACACCAGACACCACCATTTGCCGGACAAGGGATGTGTTCGGGTTTGCGCGACGCCGCAAATCTCGCCTGGAAACTTGCCGCAGTGACCTCAGGGAGCGCCGACGACAGGCTGCTTGACACCTATCAGCCTGAGCGCGAGCCGAATGTGCGTGCAACGATCGCGATGGCGATCATGATGGGCCGGATGGTCTGCACAACGAGCAGATGGTCTGCCTTGCTGCGTGACATGAAGTTCAAGCTCGGCCGGATGCTCGGCAAATTGCCCGCCGGACCGCCCGCCTATCCGCCGATTTCCGAAGGGCTGATTGCCGCTGGCAGCGCGGCGGCGGGAAGTTATTTCCCTCAGGCCGTCGCCGCCAACGGCGCGCGTCTCGACGACTGTCTGAGCCGCGACCATTGGCTGTTGTCACGCGCCGATCTGGCTCAGGGAAAGCATCGCGCCCTTCGCCGACCAGCTTGCCGCGTGGTTTGA
- a CDS encoding TrbI/VirB10 family protein, with translation MHTQVKLLSLKLGRNGQERARVTWERIIFPDGASVVISEPATDAAGAAGLGGRTDHDWDRAFAAAGDESERDLERAVRRGVSDTVSRAGDRVVDQQLGVQPTLRIAQGTPVRVLVTRDLVLRPYPEHSP, from the coding sequence CTGCACACGCAGGTTAAACTGCTCAGCCTGAAGCTCGGGCGAAACGGCCAAGAGCGCGCCCGCGTTACCTGGGAGCGCATCATCTTTCCGGACGGCGCCTCGGTCGTGATCTCGGAGCCTGCCACTGACGCGGCCGGCGCCGCCGGCCTTGGCGGGCGCACCGATCATGACTGGGACCGGGCATTCGCAGCGGCCGGCGACGAGAGCGAAAGAGATCTTGAACGCGCGGTGCGCCGCGGCGTTTCAGATACCGTCTCGCGTGCAGGCGACCGCGTGGTTGACCAGCAACTTGGTGTCCAGCCGACATTGCGGATTGCGCAGGGCACGCCGGTGCGCGTGCTCGTCACGCGCGACCTGGTCCTTCGTCCGTATCCGGAACACAGCCCCTGA
- a CDS encoding glycosyltransferase: protein METRPDFSVLIVNFNGGDYVQGALNSLKAQTHRSFEVILLDNASSDGSIDKLDASGLPAFRLVREPENHGFARGNNLAAAQARGTWLALLNPDAAARPDWLAQVLAGTHRHPGVTSFACTQL, encoded by the coding sequence TTGGAAACCAGACCGGACTTCTCGGTGCTGATCGTCAATTTCAACGGCGGCGACTATGTGCAGGGCGCGCTCAATTCCCTGAAGGCGCAGACGCATCGCTCGTTCGAGGTGATCCTGCTCGACAATGCGTCCTCGGATGGATCGATCGACAAGCTTGATGCAAGCGGCCTGCCGGCCTTCCGGCTGGTGCGCGAGCCCGAGAACCACGGCTTTGCCCGCGGCAACAACCTGGCGGCCGCGCAGGCGCGCGGCACCTGGCTGGCGCTGCTCAATCCGGACGCCGCCGCCCGGCCCGACTGGCTGGCACAGGTGCTGGCCGGCACGCATCGTCATCCGGGTGTCACGAGTTTCGCCTGCACCCAGCTCTGA
- a CDS encoding N-acetyltransferase: MNTTWWAHESAVIDPEVEIGARTKIWHFVHVLSQTSIGADCSLGQNVMVGPKVSVGSGCKIQNNVAIYEGVTLEDDVFCGPSCVFTNVLTPRAFVSRKNEFGATIVRRGATIGANATIVCGAPNGATELGEYCFIAAGAVVTKDVPAYALMAGVPAKRIGWVSKAGEVLGADLICPRQGDAYVLESGRLRSAE, translated from the coding sequence ATGAACACCACATGGTGGGCTCACGAATCCGCCGTTATTGATCCTGAGGTCGAGATCGGTGCGCGAACGAAAATCTGGCACTTTGTTCATGTGTTGAGTCAAACGAGTATCGGTGCCGATTGCTCTTTGGGCCAGAACGTGATGGTAGGCCCGAAGGTTTCTGTTGGAAGCGGATGCAAGATCCAGAACAACGTCGCGATCTACGAAGGCGTGACGCTGGAAGATGATGTATTCTGCGGTCCATCGTGCGTGTTCACAAACGTGCTGACGCCGCGTGCATTTGTCAGCCGGAAGAATGAATTTGGTGCGACGATCGTGCGCCGAGGCGCAACAATCGGAGCGAATGCGACCATTGTCTGCGGTGCGCCCAACGGCGCAACGGAACTTGGCGAATACTGCTTCATTGCTGCCGGCGCTGTGGTGACTAAAGATGTTCCCGCATATGCATTGATGGCGGGAGTGCCTGCAAAGCGAATTGGCTGGGTCTCCAAAGCAGGCGAAGTTTTAGGAGCGGACTTGATTTGTCCCCGCCAGGGCGATGCGTACGTGCTGGAAAGCGGAAGGCTGCGCAGCGCTGAATGA
- a CDS encoding ABC transporter ATP-binding protein: MSAAHIGLDGVSLDYPSGPLVQRSLKSLLFKPFGISEAKAPVRTVRALDQVSFEIRHGERIGIVGRNGSGKSSFLRLVAGIYPPSEGIVSVYGRIQGMFDISLGFEGEATGRENIIYRGLVMGLSALEIQSRSADIIAFADIGDFIDYPVRVYSSGMAVRLAFAISTYLQGDILLIDEILGAGDASFQAKAAARMANLLDSASIVVLVSHDMATIRRVCSRCIWLDNGRVLADGDPDRVTEQYISAQT, translated from the coding sequence ATCAGCGCAGCCCATATCGGGCTAGATGGCGTGAGTCTCGACTATCCGTCTGGCCCGCTCGTTCAGCGTAGCCTCAAATCGTTGCTTTTCAAGCCATTTGGAATCTCTGAAGCGAAGGCGCCGGTGCGAACAGTCCGCGCGCTCGATCAGGTCAGTTTCGAGATTCGTCATGGCGAACGGATCGGAATTGTCGGCCGTAACGGATCCGGGAAGTCTTCCTTTTTGCGGTTGGTTGCGGGAATTTATCCTCCGTCCGAAGGCATCGTGTCGGTGTACGGGCGTATTCAAGGTATGTTCGATATCAGCCTCGGCTTTGAAGGCGAAGCGACAGGACGCGAGAATATCATCTATCGTGGTTTGGTGATGGGGCTGAGTGCATTGGAGATCCAGAGCCGCTCTGCTGATATCATTGCGTTTGCCGATATCGGCGACTTCATCGACTATCCTGTGCGAGTTTATTCCAGCGGCATGGCCGTGCGGCTTGCTTTCGCTATTTCCACTTATCTCCAAGGAGACATCCTGTTGATAGATGAGATTCTCGGCGCTGGCGATGCTTCATTTCAAGCCAAAGCGGCCGCGCGAATGGCAAACTTGCTCGATTCGGCCTCAATTGTCGTGCTTGTCAGTCACGACATGGCCACGATCCGTCGAGTGTGCTCGCGCTGCATCTGGCTTGACAATGGACGTGTTTTGGCGGACGGCGATCCAGACCGCGTCACCGAACAATACATCAGTGCGCAAACGTAG